One Anaerobacillus alkaliphilus genomic region harbors:
- the pxpB gene encoding 5-oxoprolinase subunit PxpB yields MVKHRCSPLGDSAVRVAFGNQISKEINRDIRSFCELLKAEQPTGVIEWTPSYTAVTIYYLPKLATYDEIVAQVSELLAKIDQVTISKSRRVFVPVCYGGEYGPDIAQVADHNDLLMEDVIKIHTAENYLVYMLGFTPGFPYLGGMSKAICTPRQAVPRMNVPAGSVGIADEQTGIYSLSTPGGWQIIGRTPLVLYDGHRDKPALFEAGDYIKFCSIKQSEYQKIEFLVERNMYELQYDFF; encoded by the coding sequence ATGGTAAAGCATAGATGCTCGCCTCTTGGCGATTCGGCAGTTCGTGTGGCTTTTGGAAATCAAATATCGAAAGAAATTAATCGTGACATTCGTAGTTTTTGTGAGTTACTAAAGGCCGAGCAACCAACTGGTGTGATTGAGTGGACACCGAGCTATACTGCAGTAACCATTTACTATCTACCGAAACTTGCAACCTATGACGAAATTGTTGCCCAAGTTAGTGAACTATTAGCTAAGATTGACCAAGTCACCATATCAAAATCGAGGAGAGTCTTTGTTCCGGTTTGCTATGGTGGAGAGTATGGACCAGACATAGCTCAAGTGGCAGACCATAACGATTTATTAATGGAAGACGTCATTAAAATACATACAGCTGAAAATTATCTAGTGTACATGCTCGGATTTACACCTGGCTTTCCGTATTTAGGAGGGATGTCAAAAGCGATTTGTACACCACGACAAGCGGTACCGCGAATGAATGTACCGGCCGGCTCTGTTGGCATTGCTGATGAGCAAACGGGGATTTATTCACTATCAACTCCTGGAGGTTGGCAAATTATTGGCCGAACACCATTAGTTTTGTATGATGGACATAGGGATAAACCTGCGTTATTCGAAGCCGGGGACTATATCAAATTCTGTTCAATCAAACAGAGTGAATATCAAAAAATAGAATTCTTAGTAGAAAGAAACATGTATGAGTTGCAGTATGATTTTTTTTGA
- a CDS encoding LamB/YcsF family protein produces the protein MLKIDLNSDLGESFGHYKIGQDEEVLKLITSANIACGYHAGDHNVMAQTVKIAVENNVAIGAHPGYQDLIGFGRRNIQTSPRDIYHSMIYQISALQGFCHIHNVKMQHVKPHGALFNMASVDKDVAEAIAEAVYDCDPTLLLFGLSGGELVRVGGKLGLTVANEVFADRTYQPNGTLTPRTEANAMIEDVNVAVERVITMVEKGVTTAVDGTVIPLKADTICVHGDEPKALLFVKQLHQALNNHGIILEAIGARK, from the coding sequence ATGCTGAAAATTGACTTGAATAGTGACCTAGGTGAGAGCTTTGGTCACTATAAAATTGGCCAAGATGAAGAAGTGCTAAAGTTAATTACGTCAGCCAATATTGCTTGTGGTTATCATGCTGGTGATCATAATGTCATGGCTCAGACTGTAAAAATAGCAGTTGAAAATAACGTTGCTATAGGTGCACATCCAGGCTATCAAGATCTTATCGGTTTTGGTAGGAGAAATATTCAAACAAGTCCAAGAGATATATACCATTCAATGATTTATCAAATTAGTGCGCTACAAGGCTTTTGTCACATACATAATGTCAAAATGCAGCATGTGAAGCCGCATGGCGCATTATTTAATATGGCATCGGTTGATAAAGATGTCGCAGAAGCGATTGCTGAAGCGGTCTATGATTGTGATCCTACTTTACTTTTATTTGGATTATCTGGTGGTGAACTTGTCCGTGTAGGAGGCAAATTAGGCTTAACAGTTGCAAATGAAGTTTTTGCTGACAGAACCTATCAACCAAACGGAACACTAACACCCAGAACAGAAGCTAATGCCATGATCGAAGATGTCAACGTTGCTGTGGAAAGAGTGATAACGATGGTTGAAAAAGGAGTAACGACAGCAGTCGATGGAACGGTTATTCCTTTAAAAGCTGATACAATATGTGTTCACGGTGACGAACCAAAGGCACTTCTTTTTGTAAAACAGCTTCACCAAGCGCTTAACAACCATGGAATAATCCTAGAAGCAATTGGAGCGAGGAAATGA
- a CDS encoding biotin-dependent carboxyltransferase family protein, whose product MSRAIFRIEKPGLLTTIQDLGRYGYQRYGVVVSGVMDQFAHRVGNLLVGNTEECATLEVTMMGPMITVLEDTVIAITGADLSATIDEQQVVLWKSFVVKKGQIISFGQPRRGVRAYIAAAGGFEGSDVLGSKATYIKAKMGGVAGRNLRKGDVLFCGDDEFRKLFSRRSINPELISHCYSSGPIRVILGPDENSFTKEGKATFFSGEYEITREIDRMGYRLSGPIITHQGKADIISDAITVGTIQVPASGQPIILFADRQTSGGYPRIGTVITVDIPRLVQQMSRTKISFVEISIEEAQQLLLKQERVMRSLAIAALR is encoded by the coding sequence ATGAGTCGAGCCATTTTTCGGATAGAGAAACCGGGCTTGTTGACAACGATCCAGGATCTTGGAAGGTACGGCTATCAACGGTATGGAGTTGTTGTATCTGGAGTGATGGATCAGTTTGCTCATCGGGTTGGTAATCTACTTGTAGGGAACACAGAAGAATGTGCAACCTTAGAAGTTACCATGATGGGACCTATGATAACAGTTTTAGAAGATACTGTTATTGCAATTACAGGGGCGGATTTGTCTGCAACAATTGATGAACAGCAAGTAGTGCTTTGGAAATCTTTCGTGGTAAAAAAAGGACAAATCATATCTTTTGGTCAACCTAGGCGAGGTGTTAGAGCATATATTGCAGCTGCTGGTGGCTTTGAGGGAAGTGATGTCTTAGGTAGCAAAGCAACGTATATAAAAGCTAAAATGGGTGGCGTAGCAGGAAGGAACCTTCGTAAAGGTGATGTATTATTTTGCGGAGACGATGAATTTAGGAAATTATTCAGTCGTCGAAGTATTAATCCTGAGCTGATCTCTCATTGTTATAGTTCAGGTCCAATTCGAGTTATTTTAGGACCTGATGAAAACAGCTTTACTAAAGAAGGAAAAGCAACATTTTTTAGTGGCGAGTATGAAATCACTCGGGAGATTGATCGAATGGGCTATAGGTTATCAGGTCCAATCATTACGCATCAAGGAAAAGCAGATATTATTTCAGATGCGATCACTGTTGGAACGATCCAAGTACCAGCAAGTGGTCAACCTATCATACTTTTCGCTGATAGACAAACATCTGGTGGCTATCCGAGAATAGGTACGGTTATTACTGTAGATATCCCTCGTTTGGTTCAACAAATGTCTAGGACAAAGATTTCCTTTGTAGAAATTAGTATTGAAGAAGCTCAACAGTTATTGTTAAAGCAAGAGCGAGTGATGAGGTCTTTAGCAATAGCTGCATTACGATAG